The following coding sequences are from one Hyalangium gracile window:
- the ftsH gene encoding ATP-dependent zinc metalloprotease FtsH, whose product MRSTYKTIGLWVILIVLFVAFYNFFSQGNEQVDEPAFTQLLAKVEKKEVRAISIKGNVYSGEYADSKTRFRTTGPVADTSMLSKLQDMGVDVKYEKEEQNNLWLTILGQWMPVVFLFLFFIFFMRQLQGGSGKAMTFGKSKAKLLNESHNKVTFADVAGADECKEELEEIVAFLKDPKKFTKLGGRIPKGVLMMGSPGTGKTLLARAVAGEAGVPFFSISGSDFVEMFVGVGASRVRDLFEQGKKNAPCIIFIDEIDAVGRHRGAGLGGGHDEREQTLNQLLVEMDGFESNEGVILIAATNRPDVLDPALQRPGRFDRRIVVPRPDLKGRLGVLKVHTRRVPLAPEVDLEVIARGTPGMTGADLENLVNESALMAARQNKERVDLSDFEAAKDKVFMGPERKSMIMTEKEKRNTAVHEAGHALLAKLLPGCDPLHKVTIIPRGQALGVTWSLPTEDKVNGYKKQILDQITMAMGGRLAEEIMFGEMSSGAANDIERATETARAMVCRWGMSEKLGPLAFGKNEGEVFLGRDFSATKDYSEDTARQIDAEVRGIVIGCYENGKRLLVENKEVLQRISDALVEYETLDAEDVNILLQGGTLTRERPPPRVITPPKSTEKKDKRKILDALEAIPKMEPNKA is encoded by the coding sequence GTGCGTTCGACTTACAAGACCATCGGCCTCTGGGTGATCCTGATCGTCCTGTTCGTGGCCTTCTATAACTTCTTCTCACAGGGCAACGAGCAGGTGGACGAGCCCGCGTTCACCCAGTTGCTGGCGAAGGTCGAGAAGAAGGAGGTCAGGGCGATCTCCATCAAGGGCAACGTGTACTCGGGCGAGTACGCGGACTCCAAGACGCGGTTCCGGACCACGGGCCCCGTGGCCGACACCTCCATGCTCTCGAAGCTGCAGGACATGGGCGTGGACGTGAAGTACGAGAAGGAGGAGCAGAACAACCTGTGGTTGACCATCCTCGGCCAGTGGATGCCGGTGGTCTTCCTGTTCCTGTTCTTCATCTTCTTCATGCGCCAGCTGCAGGGCGGCAGCGGCAAGGCGATGACCTTCGGCAAGTCGAAGGCCAAGCTCCTCAACGAGAGCCACAACAAGGTGACGTTCGCCGACGTGGCCGGCGCCGACGAGTGCAAGGAGGAGCTGGAGGAGATCGTCGCCTTCCTCAAGGACCCCAAGAAGTTCACCAAGCTGGGCGGCCGCATCCCCAAGGGCGTGCTGATGATGGGCTCGCCGGGCACGGGCAAGACGCTGCTGGCCCGCGCGGTGGCCGGTGAGGCCGGCGTCCCGTTCTTCTCCATCTCCGGCTCGGACTTCGTGGAGATGTTCGTGGGCGTGGGCGCCAGCCGCGTGCGCGACCTCTTCGAGCAGGGCAAGAAGAACGCCCCCTGCATCATCTTCATCGACGAGATCGACGCCGTGGGCCGTCACCGTGGCGCGGGCCTCGGCGGTGGACACGACGAGCGCGAGCAGACGCTCAACCAGCTGCTGGTGGAGATGGACGGCTTCGAGTCCAACGAGGGCGTCATCCTCATCGCGGCCACCAACCGTCCGGACGTGCTGGACCCCGCGCTGCAGCGCCCGGGCCGCTTCGACCGGCGCATCGTGGTGCCGCGGCCGGACCTGAAGGGCCGCCTGGGCGTGCTCAAGGTGCACACGCGGCGCGTGCCGCTGGCTCCCGAGGTGGACCTCGAGGTCATCGCTCGCGGTACGCCGGGCATGACGGGCGCGGACCTGGAGAACCTGGTGAACGAGTCGGCGCTGATGGCCGCGCGGCAGAACAAGGAGCGCGTGGACCTGAGCGACTTCGAGGCCGCCAAGGACAAGGTCTTCATGGGCCCCGAGCGCAAGTCCATGATCATGACCGAGAAGGAGAAGCGGAACACCGCGGTGCACGAGGCCGGCCACGCGCTGCTGGCCAAGCTGCTGCCCGGGTGTGATCCCCTCCACAAGGTGACGATCATCCCTCGTGGCCAGGCCCTGGGCGTCACCTGGAGCCTGCCCACCGAGGACAAGGTCAACGGGTACAAGAAGCAGATCCTCGATCAGATCACCATGGCGATGGGCGGTCGGCTCGCCGAGGAGATCATGTTCGGAGAGATGTCCAGCGGCGCCGCCAACGACATCGAGCGCGCCACGGAGACGGCTCGCGCGATGGTCTGCCGCTGGGGCATGAGCGAGAAGCTGGGGCCCCTGGCGTTCGGCAAGAACGAGGGCGAGGTGTTCCTCGGCCGCGACTTCAGCGCCACGAAGGACTACTCCGAGGACACCGCGCGGCAGATCGACGCCGAGGTGCGCGGCATCGTCATCGGCTGCTACGAGAACGGCAAGCGGCTGCTGGTGGAGAACAAGGAAGTGCTCCAGCGCATCTCCGACGCGCTCGTGGAGTACGAGACGCTGGATGCCGAGGACGTGAACATCCTGCTCCAGGGCGGAACGCTGACCCGCGAGCGGCCGCCCCCGCGCGTCATCACCCCGCCCAAGTCCACCGAGAAGAAGGACAAGCGGAAGATCCTCGACGCGCTCGAGGCGATCCCCAAGATGGAGCCGAACAAGGCGTGA
- the folP gene encoding dihydropteroate synthase: MIRAHPLVAEHPEALELAFQRMGLPTPAREYLLEKLPQYQLLLTGLTKVEGRFLKGLFEASAAPGREEFPGYVSGDLRTRPGSGLLTGRREQFERLIAAARADPRLAELAGALSRGLGSVAAPAPLTLGGTTFIFGARTHVMGVVNVTPDSFSDGGRYPSAEAAIAHGLRLAEAGADVLDVGGESTRPGSQPVSAEEELARVLPVLEGLRARTPVPLSVDTTKAAVAREVLKAGVVLINDISGFHFDAELPRVVAEAGAACCLMHIQGIPQSMQQAPHYEDILDEVLTFLEEGVARAVAAGIARESILVDPGIGFGKTLGHNLFLLRRLRDLRVLGLPVLVGTSRKGFLGALTGGKPASERLAATLGSVATVAALGGADFVRVHDVAEARDALAVTEAIRGATDGGALYGRSRVVL; encoded by the coding sequence ATGATCCGTGCCCACCCCCTGGTTGCCGAGCACCCGGAGGCGCTCGAGCTCGCCTTCCAACGGATGGGGCTGCCCACGCCCGCCCGCGAGTACCTGCTGGAGAAGCTGCCCCAGTACCAGCTGCTGCTCACCGGGCTGACGAAGGTGGAGGGCCGCTTCCTCAAGGGCCTCTTCGAGGCCTCCGCCGCGCCCGGGCGAGAGGAGTTCCCCGGCTATGTCTCGGGAGATCTCCGCACCCGCCCCGGCAGCGGCCTGCTCACGGGCCGGCGCGAGCAGTTCGAGCGGCTGATCGCCGCGGCGAGGGCCGATCCACGGCTCGCCGAGCTGGCGGGGGCGCTGAGCCGGGGGCTGGGCTCGGTGGCCGCGCCGGCGCCGCTCACGCTCGGTGGCACCACCTTCATCTTCGGTGCGCGCACCCATGTGATGGGCGTGGTGAACGTGACGCCGGACAGCTTCTCCGACGGAGGGCGGTACCCGTCGGCGGAGGCGGCCATCGCGCACGGGCTACGGCTGGCGGAGGCGGGCGCGGACGTGCTGGACGTGGGCGGCGAGTCCACCCGGCCGGGCTCCCAGCCTGTCTCCGCCGAGGAGGAGCTGGCCCGGGTGCTCCCCGTCCTCGAGGGGCTGCGGGCGCGCACGCCGGTGCCGCTCTCGGTGGACACCACCAAGGCGGCCGTCGCGCGCGAGGTGCTGAAGGCGGGGGTGGTGCTCATCAACGACATCAGCGGCTTCCACTTCGACGCGGAGCTGCCGCGCGTCGTCGCCGAGGCTGGGGCGGCCTGTTGCCTCATGCACATCCAGGGCATACCTCAGTCCATGCAGCAGGCGCCTCACTACGAGGACATACTGGATGAAGTCCTCACCTTCCTCGAGGAGGGGGTGGCGCGTGCGGTGGCCGCTGGTATCGCCCGAGAGTCCATCCTCGTGGATCCAGGGATCGGCTTTGGCAAGACCCTGGGGCACAACCTCTTCCTGTTGCGGAGGCTGCGTGATCTACGGGTGTTGGGGCTGCCGGTGCTGGTGGGTACCAGCCGCAAGGGCTTCCTGGGCGCGCTCACCGGGGGCAAGCCAGCGAGCGAGCGTCTTGCCGCCACGCTCGGCTCGGTGGCAACGGTGGCTGCGCTGGGAGGCGCGGATTTTGTGCGCGTGCACGACGTGGCAGAAGCCCGCGATGCGCTGGCAGTGACGGAGGCCATCCGAGGGGCCACCGACGGTGGGGCCCTGTACGGAAGGAGCCGGGTGGTTCTCTGA
- the glmM gene encoding phosphoglucosamine mutase, which translates to MAYKMNMSSKDERASQRLFGTDGVRGVANVHPMTAEVAMQLGRALAYLIRNGPHRHRVIIGKDTRLSGYMLEQALAAGITSMGVDVWLTGPLPTPGISNLTTSMRADAGAVISASHNPYQDNGIKFFWRDGFKLPDETEAKLEELLSSGAMDTIRPTADNIGRAFRLDDARGRYIVFLKATFPRELTLEGMTIVVDCANGAAYKTAPAVLEELGAKVISVGVSPDGTNINEKCGALHPEGLARAVVAHGAHLGLALDGDADRLIVVDEKGKVVDGDAIMAICTGNLVAREQLKKKTLVATVMSNIGLERAVSRWGVKVARTRVGDRYVVEEMRKHGYNLGGEQSGHLIFLDQSTTGDGTLAALQLLAVMCREGKPLSELASIFEPVPQTLLNVVVKEKRELGELPEVMKVIQSVEQRLGNAGRVLVRFSGTEPKVRILIEGEDGARNEAYAREIAEALSKALN; encoded by the coding sequence ATGGCTTACAAGATGAACATGTCCTCCAAGGACGAGCGGGCTTCGCAGCGACTGTTTGGCACGGATGGCGTGCGCGGCGTGGCGAACGTCCATCCGATGACGGCCGAGGTGGCGATGCAGCTCGGACGAGCGCTCGCGTACCTCATTCGCAACGGGCCGCACCGGCACCGCGTGATCATCGGCAAGGACACGCGACTGTCCGGCTACATGCTGGAGCAGGCGCTGGCCGCGGGCATCACCTCCATGGGCGTGGACGTGTGGCTCACCGGGCCGCTGCCCACGCCGGGCATCTCCAACCTCACCACGTCCATGCGCGCGGACGCGGGCGCGGTGATCTCCGCCTCGCACAACCCGTACCAGGACAACGGCATCAAGTTCTTCTGGCGTGACGGCTTCAAGCTGCCGGACGAGACGGAGGCGAAGCTCGAGGAGCTGCTGTCCTCGGGCGCCATGGACACCATCCGGCCCACGGCGGACAACATCGGCCGGGCGTTCCGGCTGGATGACGCCCGCGGCCGCTACATCGTCTTCCTCAAGGCCACCTTCCCGCGCGAGCTGACGCTGGAGGGGATGACCATCGTCGTCGACTGCGCCAACGGCGCGGCCTACAAGACGGCGCCCGCGGTGCTGGAGGAGCTGGGCGCCAAGGTCATCTCGGTGGGTGTGTCTCCGGACGGCACGAACATCAACGAGAAGTGCGGCGCGCTGCACCCGGAGGGCCTGGCCCGCGCGGTGGTGGCGCACGGGGCGCACCTGGGCCTGGCGCTGGACGGCGACGCGGACCGGCTCATCGTCGTGGATGAGAAGGGCAAGGTGGTGGATGGCGACGCCATCATGGCCATCTGCACCGGCAACCTGGTGGCGCGCGAGCAGCTGAAGAAGAAGACGCTGGTGGCCACGGTGATGAGCAACATCGGCCTGGAGCGCGCGGTGTCGCGCTGGGGCGTGAAGGTGGCTCGCACCCGCGTGGGAGACCGGTACGTCGTCGAGGAGATGCGCAAGCACGGCTACAACCTGGGTGGCGAGCAGAGCGGCCACCTCATCTTCCTGGATCAGTCCACCACGGGAGACGGCACGCTGGCGGCGCTGCAGCTGCTGGCGGTGATGTGCCGCGAGGGCAAGCCGCTGAGCGAGCTGGCCTCCATCTTCGAGCCTGTGCCGCAGACGCTGCTGAACGTGGTGGTGAAGGAGAAGCGCGAGCTGGGCGAGCTGCCCGAGGTGATGAAGGTCATCCAGAGCGTGGAGCAGCGGCTGGGCAACGCGGGCCGCGTGCTGGTGCGCTTCTCGGGCACCGAGCCCAAGGTCCGCATCCTCATCGAGGGCGAGGACGGCGCGCGCAACGAGGCGTACGCCCGGGAGATCGCCGAGGCGCTCTCCAAGGCCCTGAACTGA